In Pseudomonas sp. p1(2021b), the genomic window GTACCGGCTGCCCGTTGATCTGGGTCAGGCGACCTGGGACCACCGGGTACAAGGGCGCCGAGCTGGCATTGATCGCTTGCAGGCGCTGGGCGAAGGGTTCGCGCTCGCCAGGCAGGATATTCAGGGCGAAATGGTTGGGTGCATCCTTGGGCAGCTGTGCCTGCCAGGTGTCGAGCAACTCGCCACGCAGCAGGGCGACCACGGCCATGGCCAGCAGGATCAGGCCGAAGGCCAGGGCCTGGCCTGCCGCAGCCAAGGGATGGCGCAACAACTGGCCCAGGCCCAGGCGCCAGGGCAGTGGAGCACCGGCCAGCAGGCGACGCAGGCTGCGCAGGCCGAGCAACAGTAGGCCGCCGAGCAGCAAGGCGGCAAGCAGACCACCGCCGAGCAAAGCGAAGGTCAGCAGCAGGTCGAGGCTCAAACGCCACATGATCAGGCCCAGGGCGAGCAGGGCGGCGCCGTACACCAGCCAGCTGCTCGGCGGCATCGGCAACAGGTCGCGGCGCAGCACCCGCAGCGGTGGCACACGCCCAAGGGCGGCCAAGGGTGGCAGGGCGAAACCGGCCAGGGCCACCAGGCCGGTGCCGATCCCGGCCAAGGCGGGCGCGACGCCGCCGGGCGGTACCTCCCCCGGAACCAGGCCATGCAACAGTGCGAACAGGCCCAGTTGCGCCAGCCAGCCGAGCAGGGCGCCGACCAGGGTCGCCACCAGGCCCAGCATGGCCAGTTGCAGGCAATACAGGCCCAGCGCCTGGTGGCGTGACAGCCCCAGGCAGCGCAACAGTGCGCTGGCGTCCAGGCGGCGGGCGGCGTAGCGGCTGGCCGACAGGGCCACGGCAACGCCCGCCAGCAGCACCGCCACCAGGCTGGCCATGTTCAGGTAGCGCTCGGCCTTGCCCAGGGCACCGCCGATCTGCCGGTTGCCGTCGCGGGTGTCGAGCAGGCGCTGGTTGGCTGCCAGGCCTTTTTCCAGCCCTTGCCGGTACTGCATCAACGCTTGCGGTGTACCGCGCCACAGCTCGCGGTAGCTGACCCGGCTGCCGGGCTGTATCACGCCCGTCGCTTCCAGGTCGGCGATGTTCATCAGCACCCGGGGCGTCAGGCTGTAGAAGTTGCCGGCGCGGTCCGGCTCGTAGGTCAGTACCCGGGTCATGCGCAAGGTCTTGCTGCCGACATCGATGCTGTCGCCAATCGACAGCCCCAGCGCCACCAGCAGGCGCGCCTCTACCCAGGCCTCGCCGGGCGCGGGGCCGCCCCCCGGGGTTTGCGCGCCGTAGGGCGTGGCGGCACTGCGCAGTTGGCCGCGCAAGGGGTAGGCCGTGTCGGCGGCCTTGACGCTCGACAGCTCGATGCCGGAGTCCGCGCCGACCACGCTGGTGAATTCCACCACCTGTGCACGGTGCAACCCAGCGGCCTTGCCAGCGGCAATCTGGTCTTCGCGCGCCGGGGAGCTGCCTTGCAGGACCAGGTCGGCACCGAGGAATTCGCTGGCGCGCAGTTGCATGGCGCCGTTCAGGCGCGCCCCGAAATAGCCGATGGCCGTACTGGCCGCCACGGCGACCAGCAGGGCGAAGAACAGCACCCGCACTTCGTTGGCGCGGGCATCGCGCAGCAACTGGCGCAGGGCCAGGCCGACCAGGCGGGAAAAGGACAGGCGGGTCATCAGGGCTCCAGGGGCGCCACCAGGCGGCCGGCATCCAGGCGGATCAGGCGACGGCAGCGCTGGGCCAGGCGCTCATCGTGGGTGACCAGCACCAGGGTGGTGCCGCGTTCCTTGTTCAGTTCGAACAACAGGTCGCTGATGCGTTCCCCGGTGTGGCTGTCGAGGTTGCCGGTGGGCTCGTCGGCGAACAGCACGGCCGGCTGGGCAGCGAAGGCCCGGGCGATTGCCACGCGCTGCTGCTCGCCACCGGACAACTGCCGCGGCGTATGGCTCAGGCGCTTGCCCAGGCCAACCCGCTCCAGCAGGCTGCGGGCATGCTCGCGGGCATCGCGGCGGCCGTCCAGCTCCAGCGGCAGCATGACGTTCTCGAGCGCATTGAGGCTGTCGAGCAACTGGAACGACTGGAACACGAAGCCTACATGCTCGGCCCGTACCCGGGCGCGCTGGTCCTCGTCCAGGGTGCCCAGGTCGTGGCCGGCGAGGATGACCTTGCCGGCGCTGGGCCGGTCGAGGCCGGCGAGCAGGCCGAGCAGGGTCGACTTGCCGGAGCCCGAGGCGCCGACGATGGCCAGGCTATCGCCTTGCTCAAGGGAGAGGGAAAGCGCGTGCAGGATGGTCAGGTCGCCTTCCGCGCTGGGGACCACTTTGCTAAGGTGCTGCGCAACGAGAATGCTGGGGCCCATGGAGAATCCGATGCGAGTGTGGTGGTTGAGTGCCGGTCTGGCCCTGTATTGCCTGGCCCAGACTGCGGCGGCGGGTACACTGCTGGTCGTCGGGGATAGTATCAGCGCCGGTTTTGGCCTGGATACCCGCCTGGGGTGGGTGGCCCTGTTGCAGCAGAAGCTCAAGGAGGAGGGGTTTGACGATCGGGTGGTCAATGCCTCGATCAGTGGCGATACCAGCGCAGGCGGCCAGGCGCGGCTGCCGGCGCTGCTTGCAGCCCACCAGCCGAGCTTGGTGGTGCTGGAGCTGGGCGGCAACGATGGGCTGCGTGGCCAGCCGCCGCAGCAATTGCAACAAAATCTTGCCTCGATGATCGACCAGGCCCGCGAGGCCGGTGCCAAGGTGGTGTTGCTGGGCATGCGCCTGCCGCCCAATTATGGCGTGCGCTACACCCAGGCGTTCGCCCAGGTCTACGAGCAGCTGTCGACCCAGAAACAGGTGCCGCTGGTGCCGTTCTTCCTCGAAGGTGTCGGTGGCGTGCCGCAGATGATGCAGGCCGATGGCATCCATCCGGCCCAGGCTGCGCAGCAGCGCTTGCTGGAAAATGCCTGGCCGGCGATAAAACCGCTGTTGTGACGCTTTTATCGGGAGCGGGTTTCGGCTAATGTTGCGCCCCCCGTTCCGAGAGCCCCCGATGCCACGCCCCGCCTGGTCCTTGTATGCCTATCAACTGATCGAGCCCGATGAGCAGCTCGACCTGTTCGCCTGCCAGGAGGTTCGCGTTCACCTGGTGGCTCGCCAGCTCGAGCTGGGCGTGCCGGCCGACCGCACTTTGTGCGGCGGCCTTCTGCCTGCGCAACCGCGTTGGTCCGGGGTGGAGCGCTCGGTCTATCGCGATGGCCGCCTGTGCCCGTTGTGCCGGGCAATCCTCGATGCCCAGCGGCGCGGCATGCGCCCGGTGTGGCCGGAACTCTGAGCGCCTTCCATCATCTGAAGCGCAGACGCCTCCCGCTTGTACCAGCGCAGGTGTACAATCGATTCTCTTGACCTCTCTTTCGAAGGATTTACCGGATGTTGCCGCGCCTTCCCGCCGTCACCCGTAGCCTCTCCCTGGCCGCCCTGCTGGTAGCGGGGCCCACCGTTGCGCTGGAGTTGCCGTTGCCACCTCCCGGTGAAGACATCGTCGGTCAGGTGCAGGTGATCAAGGCCAAGTACGAGGACACCTTTGCCGACATCGGCACTGCCAATGACCTTGGCTACACCGAGATGATCGCGGCCAACCCGGGCGTCGACCCGTGGCTGCCGGGCGCCGGCACCGAAATCATCCTGCCGACCCGCTATATCCTGCCACCGGGGCCTCGTGAAGGCATCGTCATCAACCTGGCCGAGTACCGTCTGTATTACTACCCGAAAGGGCAGAACGTGGTGCACACCTTCCCGCTGGGTATCGGGCGCGAAGGTTGGGGTTCGCCG contains:
- a CDS encoding ABC transporter permease, translating into MTRLSFSRLVGLALRQLLRDARANEVRVLFFALLVAVAASTAIGYFGARLNGAMQLRASEFLGADLVLQGSSPAREDQIAAGKAAGLHRAQVVEFTSVVGADSGIELSSVKAADTAYPLRGQLRSAATPYGAQTPGGGPAPGEAWVEARLLVALGLSIGDSIDVGSKTLRMTRVLTYEPDRAGNFYSLTPRVLMNIADLEATGVIQPGSRVSYRELWRGTPQALMQYRQGLEKGLAANQRLLDTRDGNRQIGGALGKAERYLNMASLVAVLLAGVAVALSASRYAARRLDASALLRCLGLSRHQALGLYCLQLAMLGLVATLVGALLGWLAQLGLFALLHGLVPGEVPPGGVAPALAGIGTGLVALAGFALPPLAALGRVPPLRVLRRDLLPMPPSSWLVYGAALLALGLIMWRLSLDLLLTFALLGGGLLAALLLGGLLLLGLRSLRRLLAGAPLPWRLGLGQLLRHPLAAAGQALAFGLILLAMAVVALLRGELLDTWQAQLPKDAPNHFALNILPGEREPFAQRLQAINASSAPLYPVVPGRLTQINGQPVRQLVSKESAGERAVQRDLSLTWAAELPQGNALSAGAWWNAPPDNDGLPGVSVEAQLAESLKLKLGDVLDFDIGGQQRQARVSSLRTVHWDSFQPNFYMIFQPGTLQGLPTTYLTSFYLAQGHDAEVVALSRAFPAVTILQVDALLAQLRSILAQVTLAVEYVLLFVLAAGLAVLFAGLQATLDERIRQGALLRALGAARPLLVKARRIEFGLLGAVSGLLAALGCEVITGVLYRYAFDLAWTPHPWLLLLPLAGALLVGGAGVVGTRRALNASPLTVLREG
- a CDS encoding ABC transporter ATP-binding protein; translation: MGPSILVAQHLSKVVPSAEGDLTILHALSLSLEQGDSLAIVGASGSGKSTLLGLLAGLDRPSAGKVILAGHDLGTLDEDQRARVRAEHVGFVFQSFQLLDSLNALENVMLPLELDGRRDAREHARSLLERVGLGKRLSHTPRQLSGGEQQRVAIARAFAAQPAVLFADEPTGNLDSHTGERISDLLFELNKERGTTLVLVTHDERLAQRCRRLIRLDAGRLVAPLEP
- a CDS encoding arylesterase; translated protein: MRVWWLSAGLALYCLAQTAAAGTLLVVGDSISAGFGLDTRLGWVALLQQKLKEEGFDDRVVNASISGDTSAGGQARLPALLAAHQPSLVVLELGGNDGLRGQPPQQLQQNLASMIDQAREAGAKVVLLGMRLPPNYGVRYTQAFAQVYEQLSTQKQVPLVPFFLEGVGGVPQMMQADGIHPAQAAQQRLLENAWPAIKPLL